A genomic window from Nematostella vectensis chromosome 9, jaNemVect1.1, whole genome shotgun sequence includes:
- the LOC116606957 gene encoding uncharacterized protein LOC116606957 — protein sequence MPASSSLKVTWSNATRNAQCTMRARPLAGASRDWVTSSGSSSSASLSCVLDDLEPDTLYEVEVTVSVREDTRRDTVYIRTTPTAVEVNDQNSTIVGLAVLVAILFLVIIRLFVYIAVLKRAGLTAKRERSEPDNPGYSGFQNVAMQENVNQDQHVIPEMVDNEVAPSEIRGPTPDPIPQYEPVNNTQTRSPTHSNVTKCEDVTQGSNVAQYEDVTQEGNVTQYEAMNRHASRDRHVPGNRQYDCVDSTRMSRQNPPARRARNDTGDQGEPGYENTRNRGLPPEVYQSLQATTQHSENAQYAPMHPGTRIAARPGGRDERGVGTDIRGSEYQELHRAKTTDPCYQRVGSRVTSA from the exons ATGCCGGCATCCAGCAGCCTCAAAGTCACGTGGTCAAACGCAACTCGTAATGCGCAATGTACGATGCGCGCTAGACCTCTAGCTGGAGCGTCACGTGACtgggtgacgtcatcaggcTCTAGTAGTTCAGCCTCGCTGTCGTGCGTATTGGATGATCTTGAGCCTGACACTCTGTACGAGGTTGAGGTCACTGTGTCGGTGCGGGAAGACACGAGGCGTGACACGGTGTACATCAGGACCACCCCCACAG CTGTCGAGGTAAATGATCAGAATTCAACCATTGTTGGTCTCGCTGTGCTGGTCGCCATCTTGTTCTTGGTCATCATTCGTCTGTTTGTCTACATCGCGGTGCTGAAGAGGGCAG GTCTAACAGCAAAGAGAGAAAG ATCTGAACCTGATAACCCAGGCTACTCTGGATTCCAG AATGTGGCGATGCAAGAAAACGTCAACCAAGACCAACATGTAATACCAGAGATGGTAGATAATGAGGTCGCCCCATCGGAAATTAGGGGACCCACCCCTGACCCCATTCCACAATACGAACCAGTGAACAATACACAAACACGATCACCGACCCATAGTAACGTCACGAAATGCGAAGATGTAACGCAAGGGAGCAATGTCGCGCAATACGAGGATGTAACGCAAGAGGGCAATGTCACGCAGTATGAAGCTATGAATAGACATGCATCACGTGATCGGCATGTACCAGGCAATCGCCAGTACGATTGCGTCGATAGCACGAGAATGAGTAGACAGAATCCACCCGCGAGGAGAGCAAGGAACGACACAGGTGATCAAGGCGAGCCAGGTTATGAGAACACAAGAAATCGAGGTTTACCACCTGAAGTGTACCAATCTTTACAGGCGACGACACAACACAGCGAGAATGCGCAGTACGCCCCAATGCATCCTGGGACACGCATTGCGGCCAGGCCTGGTGGTAGGGACGAGAGGGGAGTAGGCACAGACATAAGAGGGAGTGAGTACCAGGAGTTGCACAGAGCTAAAACCACAGATCCATGTTATCAGCGGGTAGGCAGTAGAGTCACTAGCGCATAA
- the LOC116601894 gene encoding hemicentin-1 gives MSCGATNVSWVLLGLLAIAFFGGTDSFSFTSEPSNPTYLTKGTVGNLTWEYAAGTGETVHDRILFQKNNVKMGYVDKTEAGITRNIYELYRGSYDIASSFNPVTLIFKSPIDSATHDGEYAVDIQIEETGEQVVSRAAINVIDPPTVTISNAKVSAVTGSTAVLTANFSVPSEVSHEKKWTFQVQGSSSSREVGQGDSLHLPNVRSNQTGNYTITVSNQYGGRASATVELQVNSLPTTTLTASNASACVNATVTLTCSATGYPAASEFVLYLGSHELEQNSNGSFSVILKTPGSAEYKCSAKNEYGASVNASVTITAKEPVSITDFPASILVANGSMATLNCSASGDGAINITITKQGSSQAWGGGVVTFSPVSAADQAWYTCTAREGASECPAVTKHAVVMVTGLPAPNTSLNVTSPTTCLGDVMELKCASTALSVEQYILEASGMGQMTSLTGDFRVTLTEPGNKAYRCHPFVRGIKLPNATVVVNVPDVMASSQIAQIVTEGSNVTLECDAGINKTVSWRKVGQAKYPVGGTRKFAPVTLADGGLYHCVTEHARECAALATKTVNIQVNSIGSVPPNITTSFKNMIFKENATVRLTCQATGNPAPDVYWTKDRRRIGGSNTLELKASADNMGVYECVAANGAAPDAKASVTLELHVPALCPSDFCSNDGKCISSDSCDKNGSCADRRTSFECECKLGWSRPQCKKIDEVDMVFVGSFKLSGIAWREGYANSATESYKNITAEIRQAIDKAYENMPIFVRSKVLDLRKGSVIVDFELSFNEPTSRDKALEPLQNVAMTGSLGKYGINGSTITLQAASAGTYTQCIFTVTRLRDDVYLRFVWLAQIQVITH, from the exons ATGAGTTGTGGGGCTACCAACGTTAGCTGGGTCCTTCTTGGGCTTCTTGCGATTGCCTTTTTCGGTGGAACTG ATTCATTCAGTTTTACCAGCGAGCCTTCCAACCCGACCTACTTGACCAAAGGCACGGTGGGAAATCTGACCTGGGAATACGCGGCAGGCACTGGCGAGACCGTACACGACCGCATCCTTTTCCAGAAAAACAATGTAAAAATGGGATACGTGGATAAAACAGAAGCAGGTATTACTAGAAATATATACGAACTATACCGTGGTAGCTATGACATCGCGAGTAGCTTCAATCCCGTGACGCTGATATTCAAGAGTCCAATAGACTCTGCTACACACGACGGCGAGTACGCGGTAGATATCCAAATAGAGGAGACCGGTGAACAAGTCGTATCAAGAGCAGCCATCAATGTTATCG ATCCTCCTACGGTAACCATTTCTAATGCAAAAGTGTCTGCGGTGACCGGTTCTACTGCAGTGCTGACAGCTAACTTCAGCGTGCCGTCTGAAGTGTCTCACGAAAAGAAATGGA CCTTCCAAGTTCAAGGCTCCTCCTCCAGTCGCGAGGTCGGCCAAGGTGACAGCCTGCACCTGCCAAATGTGCGATCAAACCAGACAGGGAActacaccatcaccgtcaGCAATCAGTACGGAGGCCGAGCTAGTGCTACTGTCGAGCTCCAAGTCAATT CCCTACCAACAACCACACTGACAGCTTCTAATGCAAGCGCATGCGTAAATGCAACTGTTACGCTGACCTGCTCCGCCACAGGCTACCCCGCGGCCTCCGAGTTCGTCTTGTATCTCGGCAGCCATGAGCTGGAACAAAACAGTAACGGGTCTTTTTCTGTTATTCTCAAAACTCCTGGATCAGCCGAGTACAAATGTAGCGCCAAAAACGAATACGGTGCCAGCGTTAATGCAAGCGTGACCATCACAGCTAAAG AGCCAGTCAGCATCACTGATTTTCCAGCTTCTATCCTCGTCGCCAACGGCTCAATGGCCACTCTGAACTGCTCGGCATCAGGTGACGGtgccatcaacatcaccatcactaagCAAGGCAGTAGCCAGGCGTGGGGTGGAGGCGTGGTCACATTCTCCCCCGTATCCGCGGCAGACCAGGCCTGGTACACCTGTACCGCCAGGGAAGGAGCCAGCGAGTGCCCAGCGGTTACCAAGCATGCTGTTGTCATGGTTACTG GACTCCCAGCACCCAACACGAGCCTTAACGTGACGTCACCAACCACGTGTCTAGGGGACGTCATGGAGCTGAAATGTGCAAGCACGGCGCTGTCTGTGGAGCAGTACATTCTAGAAGCATCTGGTATGGGGCAGATGACTAGTTTGACCGGCGACTTCCGCGTCACCCTCACCGAACCGGGCAACAAGGCATACCGCTGCCATCCCTTTGTGAGGGGGATTAAGTTGCCCAATGCTACGGTAGTCGTCAATGTGCCAG ACGTCATGGCCTCTTCTCAAATCGCCCAAATCGTAACGGAAGGTTCAAACGTGACGTTAGAGTGTGACGCCGGCATCAACAAGACAGTCTCATGGAGAAAAGTCGGACAAGCCAAATACCCGGTAGGAGGTACCCGGAAATTCGCCCCGGTCACGCTTGCAGATGGGGGATTGTACCATTGCGTGACCGAGCACGCGCGCGAGTGTGCCGCCCTTGCCACCAAAACCGTCAACATTCAAGTCAATT CTATCGGTTCAGTACCTCCCAACATTACAACTAGCTTTAAAAACATGATTTTCAAAGAAAACGCCACAGTTCGCCTAACATGTCAAGCCACTGGAAATCCAGCACCGGACGTGTACTGGACTAAGGACCGACGGAGGATCGGAGGTAGCAACACGCTTGAGCTCAAGGCTTCAGCTGATAACATGGGCGTGTACGAGTGCGTAGCGGCAAATGGCGCGGCGCCAGACGCCAAAGCCTCGGTAACACTCGAGCTTCACGTACCCG CGCTGTGTCCATCCGACTTCTGCAGCAATGATGGCAAATGCATATCTTCTGATTCTTGTGACAAAAACGGCTCATGCGCAGACAGGCGTACCTCGTTCGAGTGCGAGTGTAAACTTGGTTGGTCTAGACCTCAGTGCAAGAAGATAG ATGAGGTTGACATGGTGTTTGTGGGCTCCTTTAAGTTGTCAGGGATTGCATGGCGGGAGGGTTACGCAAACTCGGCCACCGAGAGCTACAAGAACATAACAGCGGAAATCCGTCAGGCG ATCGACAAGGCTTATGAGAACATGCCGATATTCGTAAGGAGCAAAGTGTTAGACTTGAG GAAAGGCAGTGTGATCGTTGACTTTGAACTCTCATTTAACGAGCCGACGTCGCGCGATAAAGCTTTGGAACCGCTACAGAACGTCGCGATGACGGGAAGCCTGGGAAAATACGGCATTAACGGATCCACCATCACACTACAGGCGGCTAGCGCAGGTACTTACACACAGTGCATTTTCACAGTAACAAGATTGCGTGACGATGTTTATTTGCGTTTTGTGTGGCTAGCGCAGATACAAGTAATCACACACTGA